Within the Cydia pomonella isolate Wapato2018A chromosome 3, ilCydPomo1, whole genome shotgun sequence genome, the region ACGAAACACAATTTTTAAGACATCCTTTACGTGAAAAAATCACTCGAATATCGTACATTGAACCGCCTGTACCTCTATTGCAcgcgtataattatattgctgttccGCTCGCACAGTAGTATTGACGGCCGGCATCATGGGCGCAACAGCAGTATAAATAGAAACAGGCGGATCAATGTACGAATTTCTTGATACTTAGCGTTCTTATTTTAGCAGATATTTTATACTAACCTTGCATTTTGTCCACAGTCTTCGCTTACCCCATCCTCCCTCTCTCGTTCTCCTACCCCATCGAGTTCCTCGGCATCAACTACCGTCCCTGGCGTCTCCTGGCCTTCGCCCTGTCCCTCCCTTGCTTGGCCACGGCCATCCTGCTGCAGCTCTTTCATGAGAGCCCCAAgtttctggtgaccagctcccgGTATGAAGAAGCTTTGGAGGTGCTGAAGAAAATTTATGCTTGTAATACTGGGAAGAGTGCTGACGACTTTCCGGTAAGTATGTTTTAATAACCTATATTAACCTATAGTTAACTGCCGGAAAGACGAGACTTCTCCTCTCAACTTGAGCTGCCTCCTCAATAGACTCGCCTTTGTACCTACAGCAAGACTTAACCTTGTCTCCGTAGACTCATATAAAAGAATTTTGATTCAAATCATTGGAGCCGTTTTCAAAAACctatttacacattttatttttttaattctgcgTCTCTACAGGTGAAGAAACTAGTGGAAGATGAGGAAGACGCATCGTCAGTGAGTCAGGAGTCTTTCTTTAAGGCTCTGTGGCACCAGACCGTCCAGCTCTTCCGTCCGCCTCTTCTGAAGAACACGCTCAAACTGTTCTACTTGATCATCGTTATTTACATGACGTGAGTCTGTGATCTTTTATATTTCTCCGTGATCTTAAACAGttgtttatagtaaaaaaaactaattgaaAGAACTTTTTGGAAAGAACTAAATAGGCCAATCTACAAAAATAACAGGTTGCTTAAAAGTATCTATATTGCACATAAACATGCGGGTATCCTCAACTCACTATTTTATTCTTTGGTTTCAGTGGTAGCGGCTTCGTGCTCTGGCTGCCGTACATCATGAACAACTTATTCTCAGTAATGGAGAATGGTGGTGGTTCTGGCATGAACCTCTGCACCATTATCCGACATGGCAGCAATAGTCTCCTCGTTGCTGATAATTCCACGGTAACTAACTAATAACTCTCgtaacattaaaatttaaatgacagTGAAGTTAGATAATTTCCCCTCAACATAGCAgaacctctagtgtaaatttattcgatagcgtgaggtgacgtacacgtttgcgtgaagactcattttgtatgggatttagaaacagcgcgccaagcgggacgttttggtaactaaaaatcccatacaaaatgagacttaacgcaaacgcgtacgtcacgttacaatatcgaataaatttacactaggggtacaggtcgcTTAGGTATATCGTTTTGAATTttgagcgctcgatttcgttatgcaaaaatctgtggaaaacggcgaaatgctatttttgaaatacgagcaatagaaattggggATCTAGTTCTATTGACCAGTCGTTTCtcattctattagtagaattaaatgcctagtagtcgGGTATGCAAAATCGGGTCCCTGTGAACCTTTTACAAATAATAAGTTCATCgtgtttgtgtttattttatccAATTAGAttcggtatttttatttttctatgacttatcgaaatttaaaattttcttcaGTCAATTGCAGTCTGCAACGACACCATCCAAGAGACAACCCTGCTCTCAGCCATGACGTACGGCGCCTTCGCTGCCTCTGCCAACCTCCTTCTCTCCCTCACCTGCGAAGCAAGGAAGCGGGTGGCCATGATGGGAATCCTCGCCATGTCGGCCTCAGCTGCAGTTCTACTGAATGTGGTGCGCGTGCCAATTGCTGGAGGGGTATTCTTCTTCATGTTCCTCATGTGCGCGCTCTCGATGGGGATTTTGAGCGTGTATTTTGTAGAGCTGTATCCGACTTCAGTTAGGTAAGCATTGTGAATTACAACGATAATCAAGAAGCCACTTTCTAAGTTAACAACTCCATCAACTTGCTGGTTTTCCTAACCTGTAAGTGAGGCACAAGTAATTATTCTAAAGATTTTAGAGAGAGTCCATTAAAAATTGACGTAGTAAAAGAACTGTGGCTTCTCATGAAAACAACTATTATTCATAAGCATTCAACGTAGTATTGTCCAGACATTAAGAAATTCTTGACATTGCTGGAAGAAAAGTTTGCTGTGCGCCTGCAAGGCCCATATATTTAGATCCACGTGGACCAATCATTTTGAACTTGAGTTAAGAAAACGTAATGCAAGACGGAGAAAGAAGTCACCAActatttgttgttgttgcagGGGTATGGCATCATGCCTGTCGGTGATGCTGGGCCGATCCAGTGCGTTCCTGGGAGTCAACGCCATCGGGGCGCTGCTTCAGATTAGCTGCGAAACTACTTTCTATGTCTGGGCCGTCTTATTACTCAGTAAGTACTGCATAATATTGAAATGAAGACTTTATCttgttgcaataaggtttacggaTTATTTGATTGCATTATTTACTTAACATGTTAAAAGATCATCTCTCTTTCTccttgataaagtaaataaatattatgggtaAATTTTACGCAAATCAatctattattactattatgaGCCCCTGCCGGGCAAAGGCCTTcttcttattcttccacgtgtccctatcctcggaagtctcccactAGTCTCTGTCAAAGCCgtcaagttcgtcccgccatctccgacgaggtctactGTGACGCCTTACAATCTGTGGGACCCAAcaggtggctgttttggcccacaggtcatccggcatacggcagacgtgtcctgcCCAGTGCCATCTGAGCTTAGCGGCAGTTTCAGCTACATCAGTTAAATCAATCTAGTCTTAAAGAAAGCTAAGGCTGTAAGGCTAACGTGTGTAAGTTATGTATGATTCCGATCGACCGGTTGGAGTCGAGCCACTccggagcgcattttcaatACGCCTATACATAATGTATGGCAGAAGCGATGGAATCTGTCTGGAGCCAtccgcgtccgcgagcagcCAACCGGCTTGCGTTGCAGCCATACAAATGCGAAATGCGCTCCGACTTCGCCCGTTCGTTGGGAATCGTACTTTAGATGACATATGTACCTAATTCATGGCTATTACACATAAAAAGTATTCATTCGAACCCGGGGCCAGGACCATAAACTTTTCCGGCAGGGTTGACAGTTGAAATGCGATCACTGGACGTGTTTTGTTTTCATATAGTCATAAGGTTTGTACCTTTTGACCAATTCCGAGGTTACTTTGTTTATTTGGTCAAATATTTTATGGGTATTCGTTTAAGTTCTCAACACGtaagagaaaaaataatattctccTTAAAAGCCATTTGTAAAATGtacttttattcatatttatttacttttttacagGCGCAATCGTATTCGCTTGGCTGCTACCAAAGGACAAGGTGGTAAAGGGTGGAGATGTTGAACAAACCAAACTGTAGAACTGATGAGCCACGACTTCTCCTGAGAAGTTAACGGAAGCGGAATAAATGCAATGACAGCTTTGTAGATAAAGAAGAAGTTAATATGTGTTAAACTACCACACACTATTCTTTTAGCAATGTGTTAGTGCAAAAAAATATGGTGGCATAAACATATTTTGATGCTGTGAGCATTGACGAACAAATGCGTCTTGTTCAAGATGAATTTGTGGTTCAGAAAGTGTGTAACTTTCTTACTCATAGGTTAAGGATGTAATAGAGACAATATTTTACTGTCGAGTAAATGCGTTCCTTAGTCAGATACGCATTAGTTCGAATATCCTAAATTACCAGCACCCATAATTACCATGTGCGGTTACCGTTAGGCGGTTAATACTAGAAACAATTTTGTATCAACTGCGGACGGCGcattactggtgaatttccaatatgaattggaactccggtagccgtttaagaaATGTAAgactcttacggtagatgtcgctatagcctctatggtggaaatattcgctgtattgAGTATGGCCTTGGTAGCACAGATGACAGAGCACGGTCGTGGTTTCAGGTCCCAcccaagacagtgaatttttccacttttaatttatttctaaggtTAATATTGTTcctatacataggtatttttaatcTACAAGATGTACACCTACCTATTACATagtgattttaaaattatacagggtgattcaatGGACACAGCATAGATGCTCTTTTTTCTGACCACCAAATCTTATGTCTTGTGACCATTGtaaaaaacatgaaatatttTCTAGTTTAATCTcagtttaaaatcatttttgtaATCCCCCTGTATGATTCGTTAGCAAACCTTtgctttttattacaagcttttatttaacttgcaatgtaactatgtatatttttacgggtcaaatcttgcaagttaaatttgactcacTCTCCGGTTTCCGATGTAGTTGAAAatttgcacacatatgtaaatcgggtgacaatgctttattatggtaccatcgagctgatctgatgatggagacaagaggtggccataggaactctgtgataaaacaacgcaacataattgtattttgggtttttagaattgtctcgatgagtattagttgcctgtcgaaagaaaagtacagtcggcgataaaagcttgtaccaaaaatttaatgtttGCAATAACTTATTATTAGTAGTACAGTCAATTtccgtaccatttcgtaccttgtacCACtaacaatcaatatgaaagttgctagggacctcatatagtacatatggtatggaactgaaattaaattacttgACCGTACATATATAGAAAATAGAATATACAGTATACGTACGTTTTACATGTCTAATGATAGGTCTAGATTTTGAAACCTTAATTATCTTTGAATTAAGGTTTTTACTTGTACAtctttaggtatatttattaagtaagcgtattttatttattttagtgcgATACGACTGAAATAGTTTGTTACTCTGAGGAGCAGGCCTCCCTTAATGTGTACTGattataaatatgtgtacctgaAATTAAACTGATAGTTTAATAAGTTGACCAATAGtatgcattataaaattaattgatgTTCATTTAGTCGGCTATTATAAAATACCGCGAAAATATTTCTGCGGTTAATAATTATCGCAACCATtcatgaccggtctggcctagtgaccccGATGTgggtatgaagccgatggtcctgggttcgaatcccgttaagggcatttatttgtgtgatgaacagatattttttcgtgatcatgggtgttttctatgtatttatatattatatatatcgttgtctgagtacccacaacacaagccttcttgagcttaccgtgggaattagtcaatctgtgtaagaatgccatgtgtttatttatttacatgtgaAGTCGTGGCAATTAGAAAGACATTTTTGTATAGCTAAACATACTTTCTAAAACCCTATTTGTGTGTAGCTAATATTGATTACTATTCCTGTTGAATTTtcctgaaaataaattttaagtggACGTAATCCAACTTATTGGCaaagttaataattaattaattttacgcaataataaataataacatatatcTATTTAAACAATTCACCTTTTCATAGAAAAGGGGGCTTTAGTTtcattttttactttaaaagctTAGTAGATCAATTTGCTTCTTAACCCCTTTAGACGTCATTGATTTTATAAAGAGggttaaattttataaatttggcTTTCCCTTAGAAATTAGCTGGAATGTATGAatcagacaatttttttttcgcgttttcggtattagtcccataataaaacttattcagtatgacctataaagtcactacgcagaatatagctggtggttaaaatttcaccctgtataacgAGCCGTATATCTTAttggaatgcacgaaggttcaaagggttaaattaGATTGTATAATATAAGTTATTCTTAGAGATAACTGATATAAAAGAAGAGATCATAATCTCCTTATTTTTATCCttcgtatttatataagcactTGAACTgaactaataaaatatgcattattttttatcatacgtagttttattatttatatgacaAAAATGatagtaatgtaatatttatgaattttatgagatcaattaatgtaatatttatgaattttatgagaTCAATAAATTTTGTAATCTTAGATTACCTTCGTTGCTGAGGGTCTACCCagaaccacagaataaataatagtaccgtacagaaatgacagtTCATATAAAAgtgaagtttgacagcgattcagggacgaatcatgttgtccctttctaatgtatggcactatccctttcggctatttagggttgtcaaatttcaagtaattatcttatctgaggttgtgcacgcaaagggacgtcaagttttgccaacccttagggccaccccacacttgCGTCTCCCGAACGTCGACGTCTAATCAACTaaatggctgctgctcgacttAACGTTAGCGCAACTGCGCCGCGAACGTTTTTTCCATAgggctgactagacgccgacgctcaaaagacgctttACTGTGTGGTGGCACTAAGAATTGCTCGTTGCAacgctgagccgaacggagccgagtgAGAGTACCCGTGTCACTCCACTGCCgtaacaccgaagttcgcaaattccGGGCATCCTTCTATGTCATTCTTATTATGCCTTACTTGAAAAAACCGCGAAAATTAAactttgcaaattgcggggatctttctcttttactccaataaaGGCGTAATTAGCGTGATATATAAacatgcccgcaatttgcgaacttcgattttcgcggtcaTAGCCCAGAACCCTTGTGATATCATACTATTGAAAACGCTATAGTGTGTGGGTAGACCATTACACTTACCTACAGCACGTTAGTTACCTACTTCGTAAAGATGAACTACGCTGTAATATCGGAAAATTGCCAATACAAACAATGGTAAATACCCCATTTCcaataatacttataatgttctatgagaaaaatataaatgtttatatattacacttaaatcgaccgggatataaaccgtgattaccttttatattgttttgattgagctcccgatatttcgacgcagttacatgcatcttgttcacgggtaactggagatagcgggtgggtgtcaaagttgtgtagtccgcgctcggtctaccctcattcgtgcgcgtcggctgccaTTGAAATTCATAAATATAGAAATTTCAATCGTGAAGATGGGTATGAATTGTCAAATGTGTGAtgatttgtttgtgtaaaaaactATTGATATCTGAATCAAACACGCGTAGTGACACTGTGAGTGTGGTGTGCTTAGATAGACTaacaagtgtggacgcgaccagtggtaacgttgaatGCGAACGCAGCCGatgcgcacgaatgagggtagaccgagcgcggacTACACAACGtggacacccacccgctatctccagttacccgtgaacaagatgcaccCGTGAAATTCGAAATATTGGGAGCTccatcaaaacaatataaaagataatcacggttaatatcccggtcgatttaagtgtagtgaaaccaaccgtgaatcattcaaaactgtgtttatatataactacagaggccgggaaattAGAAATTTTACGCTAAGTAGACGATATTAATACGGACAGGATGTAGGCTAAGTAGTTATAGACGATATTAGTATGGACAGGAATTCCTTTTTACGCCGAAACCATACACCCCAAAATTCATATTTGTTACGTTGTATGAAAATGCTCTGACGGCCGGATTATAACAAAATGAATATACTTTCGCGcataaaaaaaggtatttaatattaaattaaattacattaaataatcgtttaattcaggcatagcccatataagtgttagtaacagacttaaataataatgttaaactatgactatgactattacAATTTCCTATAATCTACCATGCAACACGTATACTTAGGGCTAGGACTATACAATACCGGGTGATTAAGTCAGTATcatattaagtatgtatttttattgaaataaataataaaataaataaataatttatgaacaatTGAACAAACATCAGGTGCTTTATGGACGTTTGTTCAATTGTTCAGGCACGTGTCTTTCGCAATAATGTAATGTTATGATAAAGTTTTTTCCGACTCCATAAACGGATTATACAATCGACCACCCATTTATTACACACATCTTGAACTCCACTTGTATATCAAGATAGTTcttgttataaaattatattggtGTTTGATAAACTCAAATTGTTCAATGCGGAGAAAGCAACCACTAGTATGTTTACTTTTGCTGGAAATTCGGATATATTTATGAcctgtttattaaaataaaattaagtacaatCAGATGCTTAGGTACTGTAAGAGTGAAAAATCGTAGATTCAGATAGTTTTGAGCGGTCTGTAAAGTGCAGATATTTTTGATACGGAGTGTGATGATAGTTTGGTGTTTGCATTAAAAGTATACAAATTTAGAATCTGTGTTGTCAAGTTTATTCTAGTTTCGTAAATTAAACATGGAAAACATGAAAGAAACCATTAAAATACCCTTCGAGGAGGCATTGGATAGAACTGGTGAGTTTAGGATTTCTAATTatcattgttatttaaattattaaaataacatattgACTCTATAAACAAGATATAAATTATTAAGAGCCTTTACGCTTTTTCAAAGACTTATCCGAAATAACACAAcataggaataaaaaaaatctagtttcTTTTTTCAGAATTTTGTTGACATGGTTACAGTTTTAGCACGATAGACTAACTCTTAAAACTGGGTATTCTCTATATTTCGGTAccatatagaaaaaaaaaacaaaatttatttcacGTTTCAGGTTTCGGTCTATACAGTTATATCAACACATTTCTGTCAGGGTTGTCCATAATATCCTTGGCCTGTGTGGTCTACGGATCAACCCTGACTGTGGGAGCCAGTGCCTGTGAACTACAAACCACGGGAGCCCAGCAGGGGCTGTTGGTTGCAGCACCCGTTATAGGTTAGTCTTGATgacctaaacctaatatttcTGGATTTTACCTGGTTTTTAGATTACTGTACTCTGTCAGCAGCTGCGAGTGCTTGAGAACATCACACAACATCTACACCAATCTCTTACGGCATTACAGAATAGCGAGAGACCCCTAAGTTAGTCTAGTTACAGAGACCCTGGTTATCATATAATATCCATGACCTGCGTGGTCAACGGATCACCCTGGCCGTTGGAGCCAAACTTCTGAGCTACAGACTACGGTGGCTCAGCAAGAGTTACTGGTTGCAACGCCTGTTATAGGTTAGTTTAATGTTCATCTCAAGGGTCACTTGAAGCTCGAGGTAAGCAGTACTTCAGGTAACGCGAAACGAGAGACTGCTAAGGTTAATTTAAGAAGAAACCTGTAGAATGAGGAACCCTGATCTCTCAAAATGAGAATGTGGAAATCAAGATCCATAGACACCCCACCACTGCTACTCATTCTTTTTCCAGGTCTTATTCTAGGCGCACCATTATGGGGCTACTTGGGCGACACGCGTGGGCGACGGCGTATGCTCTTGCTGGCTCTCCTGTCATCAGCTCTCGTCAACGCTTTGAGCGGGCTTTCTGTGAATTGGGTCATGATGACGATTCTTCAATTTATCGCTTCACTATTGTAAGTTTCTTTCTATTCAGTCATGGTTGGCTTGGAAGAAAATCAGTTCCTTCAGTGTCTAGGGAGAGTTATGATAATGATTTATGGCCGTAACCATGAAAGGTAGTCATGATGTCAATGTACATATTAGGTACGGGGTCTGTTCATGTAACTAAAGAACCAACGACGTAGGTGCAAAATGAAGCTTGTTTAGCTATGGCTACTATAAGTACCCACAATAAAAATTGGCAGTCGAGTCAATGGTAtatgttttgaaattatataCGAGTAAGAAGGAAAACCAATTATCGCAGTAGGTAGTCATTGTATTCGATATAATTGACTTTAACCAACAAAGGTACAATTAACATTCAAAATAATCAAGACAACGTTCTCGCTCGTCATGTACAAAAGTGAGGCGCAAAGGACTTCTCCCTTCCACCACAACTCGGTCGCGTAAGAACCCGTTGGCCCCACTCTGCTCACTCGGATGTGACGTTAGCCGGCGTCACCAAGTGCTGCCATCTCACGGCGACAACACTAACGAAACAAAACCAACGCAACtctgtttaattttaaataattcattgaAGGTAATTTTTACTAGTATTACAACGGTGGGACGCTAATGAATACGAAACTTActtgatatatttttcaaagtttaaaAGAAATTACCTGAACATACCCTTGTTGATGAGAATCATAATTTTCAGAGGATCGGCAGACTACACGTTAGCGATGACGCTGCTGAGCGAGAGCGTGCCGATGGCGAAGCGGAACACGTCGGTGCTGTTGGTTAACTGTATGATGATGATGGCACAGGGAACCATGGCAGGTATGATGTATTTGTTTACAGAAGGTAATATGTTTTATTAGCGTGTCGATGTCGCGAAAGTACGATGATGCTGGccaagaaaaaaaattggatgAATTGTGGGGCTGATAGGGGTATTAAATTATTAGCGTACCGATGACGAAGCGATGGCGaagggaaaaatattttttgaggtTTATGATGTATGAAAATTAAGTGTGTTTATTAGTAACTACTGTTTGTAAGTACCGCTTCGGTTCATACAGCGCTACTGTACGGAAACTGAACACTAGTATTACTAGTATACTATATACTAGTATTACTAGTATACTAtatactagtagctctgtgagctgtagacctcgcgagcatagcttatggctcctctacacgatggcccagcgtaggcaagtCCAAGAGGCGCATTTATGCGTGagagcagcggttcctaacttgggggtaattacccccgtaggggtaaatctggtattttacggaggtaataagctcaattaaatataacagaaattagacctgtaagaaagaatattgatatttattgggagtaggggtaaaatcgggttccctagttagtcataggggtggcagaactaacaaggttaggaaccactgcgttagaTAGCGGTGATTgcggagcaagtgatattgctatctcatttcaccgcatagctgcgtcccttagattggcctacgctgagccatcgtgtagaggagcccttaaaactgaataaatgtaaggctccgctgtttagaagaatttataaaaactaaattgacaaaaaaacataattatcgaataggatggtccaactttgtatgtagagaaaagttgaaaggattttatc harbors:
- the LOC133515766 gene encoding synaptic vesicle glycoprotein 2C-like, which gives rise to MDKKNNNQKNPGLATSVEEALSYTGFGKYNFSLLLICSWTLQAMGMDLFGTSFVVAAAVCDLDLDMQKRALLTATPLAGVVAGAHLWGYIADTKGRRLTLSLSMSIGFVFAALSSLSPDWRTMMVLKLLSATFTSASNASAYTLLGESCSARARGRAMLLCTCALMCSQAVAAVFAYPILPLSFSYPIEFLGINYRPWRLLAFALSLPCLATAILLQLFHESPKFLVTSSRYEEALEVLKKIYACNTGKSADDFPVKKLVEDEEDASSVSQESFFKALWHQTVQLFRPPLLKNTLKLFYLIIVIYMTGSGFVLWLPYIMNNLFSVMENGGGSGMNLCTIIRHGSNSLLVADNSTSIAVCNDTIQETTLLSAMTYGAFAASANLLLSLTCEARKRVAMMGILAMSASAAVLLNVVRVPIAGGVFFFMFLMCALSMGILSVYFVELYPTSVRGMASCLSVMLGRSSAFLGVNAIGALLQISCETTFYVWAVLLLSAIVFAWLLPKDKVVKGGDVEQTKL
- the LOC133515768 gene encoding solute carrier family 22 member 6-like — its product is MENMKETIKIPFEEALDRTGFGLYSYINTFLSGLSIISLACVVYGSTLTVGASACELQTTGAQQGLLVAAPVIGLILGAPLWGYLGDTRGRRRMLLLALLSSALVNALSGLSVNWVMMTILQFIASLLGSADYTLAMTLLSESVPMAKRNTSVLLVNCMMMMAQGTMAGMMYLFTEGNMFY